A single genomic interval of Camelina sativa cultivar DH55 chromosome 11, Cs, whole genome shotgun sequence harbors:
- the LOC104723647 gene encoding extradiol ring-cleavage dioxygenase, translating to MEKVNQTFFLSHGSPTLSIDDTLEARQFFKSWTHKVLPQKPKSILVISAHWDTKYPTVNTVLRNSTIHDFSGFPDPMYKLKYEAPGAIELGKRVKELLMKEGGMKRVDEDTKRGLDHGAWVPLMLMYPEADIPIVQLSVQSNQNGSYHYNMGKALASLKDEGVLIIGSGSATHNLRKLDNSITHGASVPWALEFDIWLRDSLLQGRYGDVNEWEVKAPNAKMAHPWPEHLYPLHVAMGAAGEDAKAEQIHTSWQLGTLSYSSYSFTSPL from the exons ATGGAGAAAGTGAATCAAACCTTCTTCTTGTCTCATGGATCTCCAACTTTAAGCATAGACGATACCTTGGAAGCGAGACAATTCTTCAAATCATGGACTCACAAAGTTCTTCCTCAAAAACCTAAATCGATCTTAGTCATCTCTGCTCATTGGGACACCAAATACCCAACCGTCAACACTGTTCTTCGTAATTCAACGATCCACGATTTCTCTGGCTTCCCTGATCCCATGTACaag TTGAAATATGAAGCCCCAGGAGCGATTGAATTAGGGAAAAGGGTTAAAGAGTTGTTGATGAAAGAAGGTGGAATGAAACGTGTTGATGAAGATACAAAGAGAGGGCTTGATCATGGAGCTTGGGTTCCTCTTATGTTGATGTATCCAGAAGCTGATATACCTATTGTTCAACTCTCTgttcaatcaaaccaaaatgGGAGTTATCATTATAACATGGGTAAAGCATTAGCTTCGTTAAAAGATGAAGGTGTGCTTATCATTGGCTCTGGAAGTGCTACTCATAACTTGAGGAAGCTTGACAATAGTATCACTCATGGCGCATCGGTTCCTTGGGCTTTGGAGTTTGATATTTGGCTTAGAGATTCTCTCCTTCAAGGAAG ATATGGTGATGTGAATGAGTGGGAAGTGAAAGCTCCGAATGCGAAAATGGCGCACCCGTGGCCCGAGCATTTGTATCCGTTACATGTTGCGATGGGTGCAGCAGGTGAAGATGCAAAAGCAGAGCAAATCCATACAAGTTGGCAACTTGGTACCTTGTCTTATTCTTCCTATAGCTTCACTTCTCCTCTTTGA
- the LOC104723648 gene encoding protein FAR-RED IMPAIRED RESPONSE 1-like encodes MMDLQENLVSDHAGDEFMVDSSSSRDVGIADDLKAGGDLGFSGDVQDHEPRNGINFESNDAAYLFYQEYAKSMGFTTSIKNSRRSKKTKEFIDAKFACSRYGVTPETEGSSSSRRSSIKKTDCKASMHVKRRPDGKWFIHEFIKDHNHELLPALAYHFRIQRNVKLAEKNNIDILHAVSERTRKMYVEMSRQSGGYKNIGPLLQSDVNNQVDKGRYLALEAGDSQVLLEYFKRIKKENPKFFYAIDLNGEQRLRNLFWADAKSRDDYLSFNDVVSFDTTYVKFNDKLPLALFIGVNHHSQPMLLGCALVADESKETFVWLIKSWLRAMGGRAPNAILTDQDKFLMAAVSELLPNTRHCFALWHVIEKIPEYFSLVMKRHENFLQKFNECIFRSWTDDEFDMRWWKMVSQFGLENDEWLLWLHEHRQKWVPTFMSGVFLAGMSTSQRSESVNAFFDKYVHKKITLKEFLRQYGAILQNRYEEESVADFDTCHKQPALKSPSPWEKQMATTYTHTIFKKFQVEVLGVVACHPRKEKEDDNMATFRVQDCEKEDEFLVTWSKSKLELCCFCRMFEYKGYLCRHALMILQMCGFASIPPGYILKRWTKDAKSGVLAGEGADQIQTRVQRYNDLCSRAIELSEEGCVSEENYNIVLRTLVETLKSCVDLNNARNSITESSSQLNNGAHEEENQEMSGVKATKKKSVCRKRKGPQEADQMLESQQSLQPMESISSEGMGMNGYYGPQQNGQGLLNLMEPPHEGYYVNQRTIQGLGQLNSIAPVQDSFFANQQAMPGLGQMDFRPPPNFTYNLQEEHLRSAQLPGSSSRQL; translated from the exons ATGATGGATTTGCAAGAGAATCTGGTTAGTGATCATGCAGGGGATGAATTTATGGTTGATTCGAGTAGTAGCAGAGATGTAGGAATTGCTGATGATCTCAAAGCAGGAGGGGATCTTGGCTTTAGTGGTGATGTTCAGGATCATGAGCCAAGAAATGGTATAAACTTTGAGTCTAATGATGCAGCGTATTTGTTTTATCAAGAATACGCCAAGTCTATGGGTTTTACTACTTCGATTAAAAACAGCAGACGCTCTAAGAAGACTAAAGAGTTCATTGATGCCAAGTTTGCTTGTTCTAGATATGGTGTGACTCCTGAGACTGagggtagtagtagtagtcgAAGGTCGAGTATCAAGAAAACAGATTGCAAAGCGAGTATGCATGTGAAGAGAAGACCCGATGGGAAATGGTTCATTCATGAGTTTATAAAGGATCACAATCATGAGCTTTTACCTGCCCTTGCTTATCATTTCCGGATTCAGAGGAATGTCAAATTAGCTGAGAAGAATAATATCGACATTTTGCACGCAGTTAGTGAACGGACCAGGAAAATGTATGTTGAGATGTCGAGGCAGTCTGGGGGATATAAGAATATCGGGCCTCTTCTTCAGAGTGATGTCAACAATCAGGTTGATAAGGGTAGGTATCTGGCTTTGGAAGCAGGAGATTCACAAGTGCTGCTTGAGTACTTTAAGCGTATTAAGaaagaaaaccccaaattcTTTTATGCAATAGACCTAAACGGGGAGCAACGTTTGAGAAATCTCTTTTGGGCTGATGCTAAGAGTAGAGATGATTACTTGAGTTTCAATGATGTTGTATCCTTTGACACTACTTATGTCAAGTTTAATGATAAACTGCCACTTGCTTTGTTTATCGGTGTGAATCATCACTCCCAACCTATGTTACTTGGCTGTGCATTGGTTGCTGATGAGTCAAAGGAGACATTTGTGTGGCTGATAAAATCATGGCTTCGAGCAATGGGTGGTCGAGCTCCTAATGCTATACTCACTGACCAAGACAAATTCTTGATGGCCGCTGTTTCAGAGCTCCTACCAAACACTCGTCATTGCTTTGCATTATGGCATGTGATCGAAAAGATTCCTGAATATTTCTCCCTTGTGATGAAGCGGCACGAGAATTTCTTGCAGAAATTCAACGAATGCATCTTTAGATCTTGGAcagatgatgagtttgatatgaGATGGTGGAAAATGGTCAGCCAGTTTGGACTTGAGAATGATGAATGGCTGCTATGGTTGCATGAACATCGCCAAAAGTGGGTGCCCACTTTTATGAGCGGTGTGTTTCTGGCGGGTATGTCGACGTCTCAGCGTTCAGAAAGTGTGAACGCTTTTTTTGATAAGTACGTCCATAAGAAAATCACGCTGAAGGAGTTCTTGAGGCAGTATGGTGCGATTCTGCAGAATAGGTATGAAGAGGAATCTGTTGCAGATTTTGATACTTGCCACAAGCAACCTGCGTTGAAGTCTCCCTCGCCCTGGGAGAAGCAAATGGCAACAACCTACACCCACACGATATTTAAGAAATTTCAAGTCGAGGTCTTGGGGGTTGTTGCTTGCCATCctagaaaggaaaaagaagatgacAATATGGCTACGTTTAGAGTTCAGGACTGTGAAAAAGAGGATGAATTTCTTGTAACGTGGAGCAAATCTAAGTTAGAACTTTGCTGTTTCTGCCGTATGTTTGAATACAAAGGGTATCTCTGTCGGCATGCCTTGATGATTCTGCAGATGTGTGGTTTCGCCAGCATCCCACCTGgatatattttgaaaagatgGACAAAAGATGCTAAGAGTGGAGTATTGGCTGGTGAAGGAGCAGATCAGATACAGACCAGAGTTCAGCGTTATAATGATTTGTGTAGTCGAGCCATCGAATTAAGCGAGGAAGGTTGTGTGTCAGAAGAAAACTACAACATTGTATTGCGCACGCTAGTTGAGACTCTGAAAAGTTGTGTCGATCTGAATAATGCTAGAAACAGCATCACTGAGTCTAGTAGTCAGCTTAATAATGGTGCtcatgaagaagaaaatcaGGAAATGTCGGGcgtaaaagcaacaaaaaagaagTCTGTTTGTAGGAAAAGAAAG GGACCACAAGAAGCTGACCAAATGCTTGAATCACAACAGAGCTTGCAACCAATG GAAAGTATAAGTTCAGAGGGAATGGGCATGAATGGTTACTATGGTCCTCAACAAAACGGTCAAGGATTG TTAAATTTAATGGAGCCACCTCACGAAGGCTACTATGTTAATCAAAGAACCATCCAAGGCCTG GGACAACTGAACTCCATAGCACCGGTGCAGGATAGTTTCTTTGCGAATCAGCAAGCCATGCCTGGGCTG GGCCAAATGGATTTCAGGCCTCCACCCAATTTCACTTACAATTTACAG GAAGAGCATTTAAGATCTGCCCAATTGCCTGGTAGTTCATCAAGGCAGCTATAG